In Dyadobacter subterraneus, a single genomic region encodes these proteins:
- a CDS encoding gluconate 2-dehydrogenase subunit 3 family protein encodes MMDRRNAIRNVALLVGGAFSAPTLMAMNHWEDNLKASPAAFALSDNQKLIVAEVAEIIIPKTNTPGAKDVGVPDFVVMMIQDCYRKPEHISFAEGLADLENKKFLSLSSSQKSEILKQVESNSVEQMKVYQVQQTKMGDNDDREQMKEQAKGLPFWRLIKELTLLGYYTSEQGLKSSFDYVPIPGKLEMTKLKPNQKSFAY; translated from the coding sequence ATGATGGACAGGAGAAATGCTATTAGAAATGTTGCTCTGCTGGTCGGTGGAGCATTTTCAGCGCCAACTTTGATGGCGATGAATCATTGGGAAGATAATTTAAAAGCATCTCCCGCTGCTTTCGCCCTTTCAGATAATCAGAAGTTAATTGTAGCAGAAGTTGCAGAAATCATCATTCCAAAAACAAATACGCCGGGTGCAAAAGATGTCGGCGTTCCTGATTTTGTTGTAATGATGATTCAGGATTGTTACCGAAAACCGGAGCATATCAGCTTTGCTGAAGGTTTGGCGGATCTTGAAAATAAAAAATTCCTTTCTCTCAGTTCTTCGCAGAAATCGGAAATATTAAAACAGGTTGAGTCAAATTCGGTTGAACAGATGAAAGTTTACCAGGTTCAGCAAACGAAGATGGGAGACAATGATGACCGGGAACAAATGAAGGAACAGGCAAAAGGTTTGCCATTCTGGCGACTAATTAAAGAATTGACTTTGCTTGGTTACTACACTTCCGAGCAAGGGCTGAAATCTTCTTTTGACTACGTCCCAATTCCCGGAAAACTGGAAATGACCAAGCTGAAACCGAATCAAAAATCTTTCGCTTACTGA
- the ytxJ gene encoding bacillithiol system redox-active protein YtxJ gives MNWITLTSEKEVEALTNLRELALIYKHSPRCMTSLMAFRNMKSGSESDYSIPFYMVDVIQNRDISRLIAEKFNIRHESPQVLIVKDGKCIFDTSHESIVLKNIVSKINSLQKELSN, from the coding sequence ATGAATTGGATAACATTAACATCAGAAAAGGAAGTTGAGGCTCTTACTAATTTGAGAGAATTGGCTTTAATTTACAAACATAGTCCACGTTGCATGACCAGCCTGATGGCTTTCAGAAACATGAAATCCGGGTCAGAATCAGATTATTCAATTCCATTTTACATGGTTGATGTGATTCAAAACCGCGATATTTCACGTTTGATAGCTGAAAAATTTAACATCAGACATGAATCGCCACAGGTTTTAATTGTGAAAGATGGCAAATGCATTTTTGATACTTCCCACGAGTCGATTGTTTTGAAAAATATAGTTAGCAAAATCAACAGCCTTCAAAAAGAGCTAAGCAACTAA
- a CDS encoding DUF4468 domain-containing protein, whose protein sequence is MRKIQLSFLLLILVNFCSFGQDGFLPLDNQKKIVYTDVATLEKSKDVLFQNAQKWVVKTFGNYENAVASEDRESGKLVLKSYSPISSPSFEYLRYTLTIDCQPNKYNVTINEVEGISKSQTVTPLGKKQNDEIQEKEILSKTESGKKKKFIAEEALNQAKVDNDQINQAMYSLLASLKLSMTSDGDM, encoded by the coding sequence GTGAGAAAAATACAATTATCCTTTTTATTATTAATCCTTGTAAACTTTTGCAGCTTCGGCCAGGATGGTTTTTTACCACTTGACAACCAAAAGAAAATCGTTTACACCGATGTGGCAACTTTGGAAAAATCAAAGGATGTTTTGTTTCAAAATGCGCAAAAGTGGGTGGTGAAAACTTTTGGGAACTATGAAAATGCAGTGGCTTCGGAAGATCGAGAATCCGGGAAATTGGTGTTGAAAAGTTATTCTCCGATTTCTTCACCTTCATTTGAATACCTGCGTTATACCCTGACCATTGACTGTCAGCCAAATAAATACAATGTTACAATTAATGAAGTTGAGGGTATTTCAAAAAGTCAGACTGTAACGCCTTTGGGAAAAAAGCAGAATGATGAAATTCAGGAAAAGGAAATACTTTCGAAAACTGAATCGGGCAAAAAGAAAAAGTTTATCGCAGAAGAAGCTCTAAATCAGGCAAAAGTTGATAATGACCAGATAAATCAGGCCATGTACAGCTTGTTGGCTTCATTGAAATTGTCTATGACTTCCGACGGCGATATGTAA